The Aedes albopictus strain Foshan chromosome 1, AalbF5, whole genome shotgun sequence genomic interval tcttataaggaatttcgtaagttatcccagaagacgttctgagaaaaaaaaaccgtggaAAACTCCTTGCAAGAACTCTGGGAGTACCTATTGAATAAATTCCAAAAgcagtatccagaatctcgggacaatttccggTAAAGATTCCGGAAAGAGTTCTAGGCATAATGCAGAGATAAAAATAATCTCAGGTATTTCACTAAAAGAAATTTGGTACAACTACgaggaacagcctggctctgaatgaaatcacgggaagaattaaatgagaaatatcagcaacagctcctgtagaaatccttgaagatacTCCGGTAAAAAATCTTAAGATAAAGTAGTAAAATCAGAAAAGCTCTGAGAGACATTCTAGGAGCAACTCCCGGAAGAGAGAAGTTTCAAGAGaaagtcctagagaaatctcgAGTAAAACTGCAAAATAAACCCCGCTGTAGAGACTAACATTAGAGTAAGCTATGATTAAAAAGAGAACTTAGCAACCGACAATAAACAGGACACTTTTGCTCTGACGGTACTGGTGAACGGTTGTCAATAAACTCAGTGTAAGTGTATTACTATATCCGGATTCTCCCTCCTAATTCCGATCCTTTGGAAATCCCTCGGAACTCCCGTGCCCCTGATCCCTACAATCTGGCGACGAGGTGAAAGCCGAAggtaattttattatattttatgattattttagcATTGAATGAATTCAAAATTTCGTTGGTGAAAAATGGAGTTTCTACCATTTTGGGTAGCGTTTTGATCTCGGATCTAATATGGAGTTTCTATCATTTGATAGCGATTGGAGTGATCCACAGCTTGGAGATTCTACCATTTTTGGTAGCGATAGGATCTTGGATCCATAAAAGGAGTTTCTACCATTTTGGTAGCGGCGGGATCTTGGATCCAGAAAATGGAGTTTCTACTGAGTCAGTAGCGTTCGGATTTTCAATCCATCGAATGGAGTTTTGATTTCAATGGTGGTGATCAGATTTAtcgatttttgaatacatttggtAGTATTATGTTTTTGATTGATTTGTGGAAAGTAGAAATTTATTTATAAACGGAAGCGGAATTTGTaaaagcaggaaaaaaaatgttttgaaggtTACTATGGTAACGACAAACGAACTATTTGAATTCATTTGATGAAGCAAAATCATCAGAAAAGGATGATAGTAAAATGATGTGTTTACACGTTACAGATGGAAACGGATATTCGAGCTATACCGCCGTTTTGTTGTGAGCAAATCGAGCGCTCTCGGTTGGCTAGAGAATGGAAATCATGGAAGGGCACACTTGAGTGTTATTTTGAAGCTCATAATATTCAAGAACAGAAGATTATGAGAGCTAAAATGCTGTATCTTGGCGGCCCGCAATTGCAACGGGTTTTTGCCAATTTACCAGACACGGAGAAGTTTCCTTTGGTATCGATTGAGAAGCAGTGGTATGATGTTGCGGTAGAAAgattggatgatttttttaaacctgttcgacaagatagggtaggacggggcaagatggccacccggggcaagatgagcacccctccgttttactacttttatgataaaTTTagcccaaacaacttcataatccgttagaataatgttcatcctgtttgtaaacctgataaaaggtacttcataatgaatgaattaaaaaatatcgtcaaataagtcgatagcgtggatttttagcattttcttataagaaatcatcagaataaaataaggtctttatgtcagaatcaaatttttgcCATAATTttagttatcagccaacattactagcttactgcaaagcattttaatttacattagaaaatattttcttaaaacaaacattaaaatttattcaattttagttatttacctatagtggggcaagatgagcacccctgatggtaatatagaaaatattttgaaattattgtaatccactcaatagtgccgaacattggtttccgtaacctctgcaactatttggttgtgtaaatttctaaaaacaagcaacataataatcgtttattgtttttcgggtcattttgtataaagtattataaaaccgcatcttttttttaataatcgaaaaaaatgataattttagaacgtgataccatagctatacacaaggttcactatatcaatcagtgtatgaccaatttattgttgaaatattgagattttaatgaagtgctcttcttgccccgtaggggtgctcgtcttgccccgtagcatgttcgaactgaccataaaacatctcttttgttaagtcaaataaatcatccttattgtgaattttgaaccctcccatgtttatgggtgatagaaaacaagatatagaaaagaactactgagaggtactttgtaaaattgtgttaactttcaataaactcaacgtgatccttagggtgctcatcttgccccgccctaccctactcTTGAAAGACATCGTTTACGCGAAATGAGGCAAAAGAAGAATGAACGATTTGCGCAGTTCGTGCTTCGTCTACGCCAACAGGTAGCTGAATGCGGGTTTGAGAAGTATTCATCAGATATCGCGAAGGTACCATATTATATTTATTTAAGCATAtgtgaattttaatttattaaatgTTGAAGGTTTTAACTGAAATCACACTGATAGACGTAATCGCTCAAGGTTGTACGTCTAATGAGTTGCGAAGCCGGATTTTGAAGGAGGATCAAACGCTTCCGCAGATAGAAGCTTTGGGAGCTATGATCGAAAGTGTGGAAGAACAAGTGAGAGGCCTCTCCAGTTTTTCAACATCCGAAGAGAAGATTTACCGTATTGAAGAACGCAAGGCTGATGGATCAAATGTGCAGACTTCCGGCGGCAAGATAAACCACATTGTGAGAAGTTCAACGGGTAATCACAATCCAAATGTGCGAGATCGTGTGGCATGTTTCAGCTGTGGAAGACACGGTCATTTTTCCAACTCACCTCACTGTCCAGCACGGAATCAAGAATGTAGAAACTGCAAGATGCGTGGCCATTTCGAAACGGTTTGTCGGAAAGGAAAGAAACGAGGTGCTTTCAATCAAAGCGGACAGAAGGAGTCAAAGAAAATACGGCTAGTGGAATCCACTGAGACGAATTCGGAAAGGCAGGCAGAAAATGTGGAATCGGAAAAAACATACTACGCGTTTTACTCTGGAAACAAAGCGAATATGATTGCGTGTTGCATCGGTGGTGTGAGTTGGGATACGCTGGTGGATTCGGGAGCAGATTGTAATTTGGTTACACCGGAAGCATGGAACAAGTTCAAGGAAGCTGGCATTAAGGTATACTCGTCAACGAAAGGATGTGATCGAAAGCTCAAGGCATACGGAAGTGAGAATTTGCTTAATGTGTCCGGATCATTTGTTGCTGATATTCGTGTAGGCCAAAAATGCGCAAAGGCTGAATTTTTCGTTGTGACTGGTGGCCAACAATGCTTGTTGGGTGACGAAACTTCGAAGCTGTTGGGAATACTCAAGGTTGGATTGGATGTCAATAAGGTAACGGAGGAAGTCAAGCCATTTTCCAAAATCTCTGGTGTGCAAGTCAAAATTCACACGGATCCTGAAATCAAACCTGTTTTCCAACCTCTGAGAAGAGTTCCTATTCCGCTAGAATCTGCTGTCAAGTCTAAGCTGGAACAACTACTTGCAAGAGATATAATTGAAGTCAAGACTGGACCAACGAGTTGGGTATCGCCGCTGGTGGTTGTCGGAAAAGCGAATGGTGATGTAAGACTGTGTTTGGATTTACGTCGAGTTAATGAAGCGGTTTTGAGGGAACGCCATCCAATGCCGGTAGTAGACGAATATTTGGCTCGTTTGGGAAAAGATATGATTCGAAGCAAGTTAGACATCCGTGAAGCATTCTTGCAAGTAGAGTTGGAACCGGAGTCGAGAGATGTGACAACCTTCATAACAAGTCTTGGGCTGTTCAGATTCAAGCGATTACCGTTTGGTTTAGTGACTGCTCCGGAAGCGTTCCAGCGGACAATGGACGAGATTCTCACTGGCTGCGAGGGAACGCATTGGTATCTAGATGACGTCATTATCGAAGGATCTACCGAGGAAAAGCATGATCGTCGTGTAGATAAGGTAGTTTAATTTATTGATCTAATTTTTGTTGATATTTTGAATAATGAATTAAATTGAACAATTTGCTGTGTTTAGGTTCTAAATCGATTAAAGGAACGAAATGTGGAACTGAATTGGGATAAGTGCATGTTCAAGGTCAAAGAGCTAGAATTCCTAGGTCATACCGTCTCCGCTGATGGTATTTTCCCTTCAAAAGTTAAGACTGACGCTGTTCTTTCTTTCCGTGAGCCGAAGAATGAAGCTGAAGTACGTAGTTTCCTGGGTCTCGCTAATTACATGAACAAGTTCATTCCTAACTTGGCGACTATTGACGAGCCTCTTCGAAAATTAACGCAAAAAGGAGTACCTTTTGAGTGGAGATCGGAACACGCCAAGGCGTTTGAGGAAATCAAAAAGATCATGAGTCAGGTTGGGCAACTTGGGTATTATGACGTGAAAGATCGCACGGCTGTAATGGCCGGTGCAAGCCCCGTAGGTCTAGGAGCTATCCTTGCCCAATATGATACCCAAGGACAAGTCCGTATTGTTAGTTATGCCTCAAAATCATTAACTGATACTGAATCAAGATATTGCCAGACAGAGAAGGAAGCACTAGCACTTGTTTGGGCAGTTGAAAAATTTCAAGTGTATCTGTTGGGAAGACAGTTCGATTTAGTAACAGACTGTAAAGCATTGCAATTCCTGTTTACTCCTAGATCCAAAGCATGTGCTAGAATTGAGAGATGGGTGCTTCGTTTACAAGCTTTCGAGTACAATGTGGtgcatatttctggagaaactaatGCAGCTGATGCGTTGTCCAGACTGGCAGTTCTGGATCCAAAACCTTTCGATAGCAGTGAGGAATTGCTGATCCGAGAAATTGTAACATCTGCAGCCAACTCGATTGCGTTAAGCTGGGATGAAATCAAACAGGCGTCGATGGAGGATGAAGAAATTAGAAATATACAAGACTTGATCAAAGTGAATCGGGAGGCGGAACTTCCAATTGCATACAGAGTTATCGCTAA includes:
- the LOC134288520 gene encoding uncharacterized protein K02A2.6-like → MRQKKNERFAQFVLRLRQQVAECGFEKYSSDIAKVLTEITLIDVIAQGCTSNELRSRILKEDQTLPQIEALGAMIESVEEQVRGLSSFSTSEEKIYRIEERKADGSNVQTSGGKINHIVRSSTGNHNPNVRDRVACFSCGRHGHFSNSPHCPARNQECRNCKMRGHFETVCRKGKKRGAFNQSGQKESKKIRLVESTETNSERQAENVESEKTYYAFYSGNKANMIACCIGGVSWDTLVDSGADCNLVTPEAWNKFKEAGIKVYSSTKGCDRKLKAYGSENLLNVSGSFVADIRVGQKCAKAEFFVVTGGQQCLLGDETSKLLGILKVGLDVNKVTEEVKPFSKISGVQVKIHTDPEIKPVFQPLRRVPIPLESAVKSKLEQLLARDIIEVKTGPTSWVSPLVVVGKANGDVRLCLDLRRVNEAVLRERHPMPVVDEYLARLGKDMIRSKLDIREAFLQVELEPESRDVTTFITSLGLFRFKRLPFGLVTAPEAFQRTMDEILTGCEGTHWYLDDVIIEGSTEEKHDRRVDKVLNRLKERNVELNWDKCMFKVKELEFLGHTVSADGEMWKLSSSCSLGLVLSMLCWEFHKLAGSSGKEVFDDLDGKLLAHGVSEHNELMANLSGWNSVMSNAIHSASPTTFPTHPTTSKPPTSFASPTLAPDRFRLRDLIGRSHLQYIDYKVEYGLRYDPTAVFSNPPTGVNATTDRSGGGGQHHWK